A stretch of Arachis hypogaea cultivar Tifrunner chromosome 15, arahy.Tifrunner.gnm2.J5K5, whole genome shotgun sequence DNA encodes these proteins:
- the LOC112751129 gene encoding uncharacterized protein: protein MPRVHHRFCIWHLWRNFNKQWKDLELRELLWECARSTTFQDFIDNLNKIKRMNEEACAYLNKWPRESWTKSQFSHRPKLDNICNNTCEVFNVRIKEARSKPIITLLEEVRMFVMRTIAKNKVKLANHVGILPPVIQSRLDKIRKESKNWMPIWTGDEDYEKFEVHGHPTNMVVDLGKRLCTCQFWMLTDIPCVHACAALARVNKRPEDFCHQLCTMEAYNKTYAHHINPLPGQSLWEKSLYTQPQAPIIRRRPGALTKKKRKDADEGNNGNKKAKPSGGLKRHLKPFTCRYCGVKRHTKRGCSKKRLDEVAAAVAAAKAAADKAKSNVAASVSEAGPPPQTDATPTDKPPAVEIDISQPNYEGSQDIAEPAASAPSRSQKLPTKRRSSPPPQSIGVHLMQGASMATSSRLHNFMKFVPTPGFKAPRKKKNS, encoded by the exons ATGCCAAGAGTTCACCACCGTTTTTGCATTTGGCACctctggaggaacttcaacaaACAATGGAAGGACCTTGAGTTGAGGGAACTGCTTTGGGAATGTGCCAGATCTACAACATTCCAGGATTTCATCGATAATCTGAACAAGATTAAGAGGATGAACGAGGAGGCTTGTGCATATCTCAACAAATGGCCTAGAGAGTCATGGACAAAGTCCCAGTTTAGTCATAGGCCAAAACTGGACAACATTTGCAACAACACCTGTGAGGTTTTCAACGTAAGAATCAAAGAGGCCAGAAGCAAACCCATCATCACATTACTTGAGGAGGTGAGAATGTTTGTGATGAGAACTATTGCGAAAAATAAGGTAAAACTGGCAAATCATGTTGGCATACTCCCCCCTGTAATTCAAAGTCGCCTAGATAAAATCAGAAAAGAATCAAAGAACTGGATGCCTATCTGGACCGGTGATGAAGACTATGAGAAATTTGAGGTTCATGGCCATCCAACAAACATGGTAGTGGATCTTGGAAAAAGACTATGCACTTGCCAATTCTGGATGCTGACCG ATATTCCATGTGTTCATGCCTGTGCTGCCCTTGCAAGGGTAAACAAGAGGCCGGAAGACTTTTGTCACCAACTGTGTACTATGGAGGCATACAACAAGACTTATGCCCATCACATTAATCCTCTTCCTGGCCAATCATTGTGGGAGAAATCCTTGTACACTCAACCACAGGCCCCTATCATTAGGAGGAGGCCTGGAGCTTtgacaaagaaaaagagaaaagatgcTGATGAGGGCAACAATGGTAATAAGAAAGCCAAACCAAGTGGAGGTTTGAAAAGGCATTTGAAGCCATTCACATGTAGGTATTGTGGGGTAAAAAGGCATACTAAGAGAGGGTGCTCAAAGAAGAGACTGGATGAAGTAGCTGCTGCTGTTGCAGCTGCAAAAGCTGCTGCAGATAAAGCCAAATCAAATGTTGCTGCTTCTGTTTCTGAGGCTGGCCCTCCCCCTCAAACTGATGCTACACCAACTGATAAACCTCCTGCTGTGGAGATTGACATATCACAACCAAACTACGAAGGATCACAG GACATAGCAGAACCTGCTGCATCTGCACCATCAAGGTCACAGAAGTTGCCCACCAAAAGGAGGAGCTCACCACCACCTCAATCCATTGGTGTGCATCTAATGCAAGGAGCCAGTATGGCTACATCTTCCAGATTGCACAACTTTATGAAGTTTGTTCCAACTCCCGGTTTCAAAGCaccaaggaaaaagaaaaattcatGA
- the LOC112749184 gene encoding uncharacterized protein — protein sequence MEAKKKEEYNSEKPRRYHNYTPLRVSLVDVYREICHTEKLPPPRPIKHKKAGSQTEYFEYHKLYRYSTNDCYGLKNVIEKMDREGRLERYLADRSDDKRKRKKDGDDRGQQERPPQTPERHIHMINRGFAGGGVTKSSRKRHLKEVYQVREDSRTLDLPTISFTKEYTQGVTPGHDELVVIIMILANANLHRTLVDQESSADILFKPAFDKLMLEEKNIKAYPDNLFGLGDMPIRPLGFISLYTTLGKGTKSRTLNIDYIVVDVMSAYNTLLGQTTLNQLVTIVSTPHLCMKFPITEGIVTIKGD from the coding sequence ATGGAGGCTAAGAAAAAGGAGGAGTACAATTCGGAAAAACCTCGAagataccacaattacaccccacTCCGAGTTTCTCTAGTCGATGTTTACAGGGAGATTTGTCATActgaaaagcttccacctcctcgCCCCATTAAGCACAAAAAGGCTGGAAGTCAGACAGAATATTTTGAGTACCACAAGCTATATAGGTATTCTACTAATGACTGTTATggattaaagaatgtcatagaaaaaatgGACAGAGAAGGTCGGCTAGAAAGGTACCTAGCTGATAGGTCGGacgacaaaagaaaaagaaaaaaagatggtGATGATAGAGGACAGCAAGAGCGACCTCCACAAACTCCTGAGAGGCACATACACATGATAAAtagaggatttgcaggagggggAGTCACTAAGTCCTCACgaaaaagacatctcaaagaagtGTATCAAGTCAGGGAAGATAGTAGAACTCTTGACTTGCCAACAATCTCATTCACCAAAGAATACACACAAGGGGTGACACCTGGTCATGACGAACTTGTAGTAATCATAATGATTCTTGCTAATGCAAACCTCCACAGAACGTTGGTGGATCAGGAGAGTTCAGCCGACATACTATTTAAGCCCGCTTTCGATAAGCTCATGTTAGAAGAGAAAAATATAAAGGCTTATCCCGATAACCTTTTCGGGTTAGGAGATATGCCGATCCGACCTTTGGGATTTATCTCATTATATACCACTCTTGGTAAAGGCACGAAGTCAAGAACTTTAAACAtcgactacatcgtggtcgacgtcaTGTCTGCTTACAACACCTTGTTAGGTCAGACCACCTTAAACCAGCTAGTTACTATTGTCTCCACACCtcacctatgtatgaaattcccaataACAGAAGGAATTGTCACGATAAAAGGAGACTAG
- the LOC112751130 gene encoding NADH dehydrogenase [ubiquinone] 1 beta subcomplex subunit 10-B yields the protein MGRKKGYVEFDESPPDDFDPENPYKDPVAFLEMREHIVREKWIQIEKAKIIREKLRWCYRIEGVNHLQKCRHLVQQYLDSTRGIGWGKDGRHPSLHGPKPEAVESE from the exons atggGAAGAAAGAAGGGGTACGTGGAGTTCGATGAGTCGCCGCCGGACGACTTCGACCCGGAGAATCCGTACAAGGATCCGGTGGCTTTCTTGGAGATGAGGGAGCACATTGTCAGAGAGAAGTGGATCCAGATCGAGAAGGCTAAGATCATCAGGGAGAAGCTGCGATGGTGCTACCGCATCGAAGGCGTTAACCACCTTCAGAAATGCCGCCACCTCGTTCAGCAGTACCTTGATTCCACCCGCGGCATTGGTTGGGGCAAGGACGGTCGCCACCCTTCTCTCCACG GTCCAAAACCTGAGGCTGTTGAGTCTGAATGA